In a genomic window of Shouchella clausii:
- a CDS encoding PucR family transcriptional regulator encodes MITELKTQFAHALWKPGDNLSDRWALQSENRDTVSFNRQKLTDRERLLLSLLLSEPLLPPAPQTKEEKEWHAYLFGDGQQPPTEETICAVHFQLEKPLEDFAAFREAVLNTFPPYTCFVWQNSMSGMLLFPSAAEDVDLNAVVELIETDFYIGISFMVGTPVEGPKAKAAWRFESELFACCKDDQTKKKRHVLQAAEAGLAYLLKQTPSLELEKLRAHFLPQEIVDDKELVRTVRMYLLENMNSTKAAKTLHLHRNSLQYRIDKFVAVTGIDIRTFPNAAFVALLLP; translated from the coding sequence ATGATCACTGAACTAAAAACACAATTTGCCCACGCCTTATGGAAACCTGGGGACAACCTGTCGGATCGTTGGGCGCTGCAATCAGAAAACCGCGATACTGTTTCTTTTAATCGCCAAAAGCTAACAGACAGAGAGCGGCTATTGTTGTCTTTGCTTTTAAGTGAACCTCTGCTTCCTCCTGCTCCACAAACAAAAGAAGAAAAAGAATGGCACGCTTATTTGTTCGGCGACGGGCAACAGCCACCGACAGAAGAAACCATTTGCGCTGTTCATTTTCAATTGGAAAAGCCTCTTGAAGACTTTGCCGCTTTTCGTGAAGCGGTTCTAAATACATTTCCTCCATATACTTGTTTCGTATGGCAAAACAGCATGTCCGGCATGTTGTTGTTCCCTTCGGCCGCAGAGGATGTTGATTTAAATGCAGTTGTTGAATTGATTGAAACAGACTTTTACATCGGGATTTCGTTCATGGTGGGGACACCAGTGGAAGGGCCAAAAGCAAAGGCGGCATGGCGATTTGAAAGCGAGTTGTTTGCTTGCTGTAAAGACGATCAAACAAAAAAGAAGCGCCACGTATTGCAAGCGGCGGAAGCTGGTTTAGCTTACTTACTAAAGCAAACCCCTTCTCTCGAGCTCGAAAAGCTGCGCGCCCATTTTCTTCCTCAGGAAATTGTTGACGACAAAGAGCTAGTACGGACGGTACGCATGTACTTGCTGGAAAATATGAATAGCACAAAAGCGGCTAAAACCCTTCATTTGCACCGCAATAGCCTGCAATACAGAATCGACAAGTTTGTTGCCGTCACTGGAATTGATATACGCACTTTTCCAAACGCTGCCTTTGTCGCTTTGCTGCTTCCATAA
- a CDS encoding ABC transporter ATP-binding protein: MASIQLKNVYKVYDGDVTAVTDFNLDIEDKEFIVFVGPSGCGKSTTLRMIAGLEEISQGDLIIGDKRMNDVAPKDRDIAMVFQNYALYPHMNVYDNMAFGLKLRKFKKEEIKTRVHNAAKILGLEEMLDRKPKAMSGGQRQRVALGRAIVRDPQVFLMDEPLSNLDAKLRVQMRAEITKLHKRLQTTTIYVTHDQTEAMTMATRIVIMKDGFIQQIGTPKDVYDNPENIFVGGFIGSPSMNFISGHLDGSDFVVKEQRIRVPEGKMSILREQGFQDKELILGIRPEDIHDEPVFISSSPDTKINALIDVAELTGAEMVLYSSIDGQEFVARVDSRTTAKSGDTIELAFNMNKAHFFNPENEQRIR; the protein is encoded by the coding sequence ATGGCTTCGATTCAATTAAAAAATGTGTACAAAGTATATGATGGGGATGTTACGGCTGTTACAGACTTCAACTTGGACATTGAAGACAAGGAGTTTATTGTTTTCGTCGGCCCATCAGGCTGTGGTAAGTCTACTACATTGCGGATGATCGCTGGTCTTGAAGAGATTTCCCAAGGCGACCTTATCATTGGCGATAAACGAATGAATGATGTCGCTCCAAAAGACCGGGACATCGCAATGGTTTTCCAAAACTACGCATTGTATCCACATATGAACGTATACGATAACATGGCATTCGGGCTTAAACTGCGCAAATTTAAAAAAGAAGAAATTAAAACCCGCGTCCATAATGCGGCGAAAATCCTTGGACTTGAGGAAATGCTTGACCGAAAACCAAAAGCAATGTCCGGCGGGCAACGTCAACGTGTTGCTCTTGGACGGGCGATCGTCCGTGACCCGCAAGTGTTTTTAATGGACGAACCACTGTCCAACTTGGACGCGAAGCTTCGTGTGCAAATGCGTGCCGAGATTACAAAATTGCATAAGCGCTTACAAACGACGACGATTTATGTAACCCATGACCAAACAGAAGCGATGACGATGGCGACACGGATTGTCATTATGAAAGATGGCTTTATCCAACAAATCGGCACACCGAAAGATGTGTACGACAATCCGGAAAATATTTTCGTCGGCGGTTTTATCGGCTCTCCATCTATGAACTTTATTTCAGGCCATTTAGATGGAAGCGATTTCGTTGTTAAAGAGCAGCGCATACGCGTCCCAGAAGGGAAAATGTCTATCTTACGGGAACAGGGCTTTCAAGATAAAGAACTGATTCTCGGCATACGCCCTGAAGATATTCATGATGAGCCCGTATTCATTTCTTCATCGCCAGATACAAAAATCAATGCGTTGATCGATGTAGCAGAATTGACTGGTGCTGAAATGGTGCTTTACTCATCGATTGACGGCCAAGAATTCGTCGCTCGTGTTGATTCACGGACAACAGCCAAAAGCGGCGATACGATTGAGCTTGCTTTTAATATGAATAAAGCACACTTCTTTAATCCAGAAAACGAACAACGCATTCGCTAA
- a CDS encoding RNA polymerase sigma factor → MATFEDLHGDLRRFAYSIARHEHEANDLLQDAFEKALVHSELEQWPRHKQKAWFYRVMKNELIDQRRKLQRETEWEEANEPAFQAAGLTAIETADLLRSLSPIQSDIVFKRYWIGLSSNEISEQTALTASTVRYHLAKAIKTLRKQLEEDE, encoded by the coding sequence TTGGCGACATTTGAAGATTTACATGGAGATTTACGGCGCTTCGCTTATTCGATTGCCCGCCATGAACACGAAGCCAATGACTTGCTTCAAGACGCATTCGAGAAAGCATTGGTACACAGTGAACTTGAACAGTGGCCGCGCCATAAACAAAAGGCATGGTTTTATCGAGTGATGAAAAACGAGCTGATTGACCAGCGCCGCAAGCTCCAACGAGAAACGGAGTGGGAAGAAGCAAACGAACCAGCCTTTCAAGCTGCTGGCCTAACAGCGATCGAAACAGCGGACTTGCTTCGCTCCCTCTCCCCTATTCAAAGTGATATTGTTTTCAAACGCTATTGGATCGGGCTTTCCAGCAACGAAATTAGCGAACAAACAGCGTTAACGGCATCAACCGTACGCTACCATTTAGCGAAAGCGATCAAGACGCTGCGCAAACAATTAGAGGAGGATGAATAA
- a CDS encoding YrzI family small protein — MTFSFLFFTITIKKRKHLECSQAELEAFIHDEKIEKQIEAIKTRYWHHL, encoded by the coding sequence ATGACATTTTCATTCCTTTTTTTCACGATTACCATTAAAAAACGCAAGCACTTAGAATGTTCACAAGCTGAACTGGAAGCGTTTATTCATGACGAAAAAATCGAAAAACAAATAGAAGCGATCAAAACGCGTTATTGGCACCATCTTTAA
- a CDS encoding acyl-CoA carboxylase subunit beta, translating into MTFEQTKLAKETEIFKGGHTKYHQQNAKKGKLFARERLQLLLDDGLTTEDGLFANCEADGLPADGVICGMGTIDGKPVCVMANDSTVKAGSWGARTVEKIIRIQETAEKLSVPLLYLVDSAGARITDQVEMFPGRRGAGRIFSNQVKLSGRIPQICILFGPSAAGGAYIPAFCDVVIMVDGNASMYLGSPRMAQMVIGEDVTLEEMGGASMHCSVSGCGDILAKNEEDAISQARAYLSYLPPSYKEKPPSKEARPPKDVPKTIEDLIPQNQNAPFNMYDLLERLVDNDSFFEIKRNFAPELITGFARLNGQAIGIVANQPKAKGGVLFPDSADKAARFITLCDAFHLPLLFLADIPGFMIGTKVERAGIIRHGAKMIAAMAEATVPKISVIVRKAYGAGLYAMAGPAFDPDCCLALPQAQIAVMGPEAAVNAVYANKIAELGEQERKAFIEEKREAYKRDIDVYRLASELVIDGIVNGNDLRQELVQRFAFYDSKRMVFSERKHPVYPV; encoded by the coding sequence ATGACATTTGAACAAACCAAATTGGCGAAGGAAACGGAAATTTTTAAAGGTGGCCATACGAAATACCATCAACAAAATGCGAAGAAAGGCAAACTGTTTGCCAGGGAGCGTTTGCAGTTGTTGCTTGATGACGGCTTGACTACTGAAGACGGCTTGTTTGCTAACTGTGAAGCGGACGGTCTGCCAGCAGACGGTGTCATTTGTGGAATGGGTACGATAGACGGCAAGCCTGTTTGTGTGATGGCGAATGATTCGACCGTTAAAGCAGGTTCTTGGGGAGCTCGAACGGTTGAAAAAATCATCCGTATTCAAGAAACGGCAGAAAAATTGTCCGTGCCGCTGTTGTATTTGGTTGACTCAGCTGGGGCAAGAATTACTGACCAAGTTGAGATGTTTCCAGGGCGGAGAGGGGCAGGCCGTATTTTTAGCAATCAAGTAAAGCTGTCAGGAAGAATTCCGCAAATTTGCATTCTTTTCGGTCCTTCAGCGGCGGGCGGCGCGTACATTCCTGCATTTTGCGATGTTGTCATTATGGTGGACGGAAATGCTTCCATGTATTTAGGTTCGCCGCGGATGGCACAGATGGTTATTGGCGAGGATGTCACACTTGAAGAAATGGGCGGCGCCAGTATGCACTGCAGTGTGTCAGGCTGTGGCGATATTCTAGCCAAAAACGAGGAAGACGCGATTTCCCAGGCGCGTGCTTATTTAAGTTATTTGCCGCCAAGCTATAAAGAGAAGCCGCCTAGTAAAGAGGCGCGCCCGCCGAAAGATGTGCCAAAAACGATCGAGGACTTGATTCCGCAAAATCAAAATGCGCCTTTTAACATGTATGACTTGCTCGAGCGCCTCGTCGACAACGACAGTTTTTTTGAAATCAAGCGAAACTTCGCTCCAGAACTCATCACTGGCTTTGCCCGGTTAAACGGACAGGCGATCGGCATTGTCGCCAATCAACCAAAGGCAAAAGGGGGAGTATTGTTTCCAGATTCAGCTGACAAAGCCGCTCGCTTCATTACTCTTTGTGATGCTTTTCATCTGCCGCTTTTGTTTTTAGCGGACATTCCAGGCTTTATGATCGGCACCAAAGTCGAGCGTGCTGGCATTATTCGCCATGGCGCAAAAATGATTGCCGCTATGGCGGAAGCGACTGTACCAAAAATTTCTGTCATCGTCCGAAAAGCGTACGGGGCCGGACTGTATGCAATGGCCGGGCCTGCTTTTGACCCAGACTGTTGCCTCGCCCTTCCGCAAGCACAAATTGCGGTGATGGGGCCAGAAGCTGCGGTAAACGCCGTATATGCAAACAAAATTGCTGAACTTGGGGAACAGGAGCGGAAAGCGTTTATAGAGGAAAAACGTGAAGCATATAAACGGGATATCGACGTTTATCGCCTTGCTTCAGAGCTAGTCATCGACGGGATTGTCAACGGCAATGACTTACGACAAGAATTGGTGCAGCGCTTTGCTTTTTATGATAGCAAGCGGATGGTGTTTAGCGAACGAAAGCATCCCGTTTATCCCGTTTAA
- a CDS encoding enoyl-CoA hydratase-related protein, whose translation MKTLVQTAADDGIARITLNRPQAANALSLALLDELEAACDWVEQDRSIRVVILAGAGEKAFCAGADLKERANMTEVEAIYAVKRIGEVIARVEKLPQPVIAEVGGSAFGGGLELCLACDVRIFAEDSFYGLTETKLAIIPGGGGTQRLPRLIGPGKAKELIFTARRLTGTEARKYGFCEWALPREKTSEAASQLAIEMASNGPIALQAAKKAINEGAALPLEAALAVEREAYLQTLQTEDRLEGLASFKEKRPPVYKGK comes from the coding sequence ATTAAAACGCTTGTGCAGACAGCAGCTGACGATGGAATTGCCCGTATTACGTTAAACCGTCCACAAGCAGCCAATGCGCTCTCGCTTGCGCTTTTAGATGAACTCGAAGCGGCTTGCGACTGGGTTGAACAAGATCGCAGCATCCGTGTTGTCATTTTAGCCGGCGCAGGCGAAAAAGCGTTTTGTGCCGGCGCTGACTTAAAAGAACGGGCAAACATGACAGAAGTCGAGGCAATCTATGCGGTCAAGCGGATTGGTGAGGTGATTGCACGTGTGGAAAAGCTTCCACAGCCTGTCATTGCCGAAGTTGGGGGCAGTGCCTTTGGCGGCGGGTTGGAACTGTGTCTTGCTTGCGATGTCCGCATTTTTGCCGAAGACAGTTTTTATGGTTTGACGGAAACCAAATTGGCGATTATTCCAGGAGGGGGAGGGACGCAACGGCTGCCTCGTTTAATTGGCCCAGGAAAGGCAAAGGAACTCATTTTCACGGCAAGGCGTTTAACTGGAACAGAAGCCCGTAAATACGGTTTTTGCGAATGGGCACTGCCTCGAGAAAAAACATCCGAAGCTGCTTCACAGTTGGCGATTGAGATGGCGAGCAACGGCCCGATTGCGCTGCAAGCAGCAAAAAAGGCAATTAACGAAGGGGCAGCCCTTCCTCTTGAAGCCGCTTTGGCTGTGGAACGCGAAGCATATTTACAGACATTGCAAACCGAGGATCGTTTAGAAGGGCTTGCTTCATTCAAAGAAAAGCGCCCTCCCGTTTACAAAGGCAAATAG
- a CDS encoding acetyl-CoA carboxylase biotin carboxyl carrier protein subunit: MNHITATMAGNVWKVTVKEGDEVKAGDEVAILESMKMEIPIEAERAGKVKAIVKPEGEFVNEGDVLIELD, encoded by the coding sequence ATGAACCATATTACAGCGACAATGGCAGGAAACGTTTGGAAAGTTACAGTAAAAGAAGGCGACGAAGTGAAGGCTGGGGATGAAGTCGCCATTTTAGAATCAATGAAAATGGAGATTCCAATTGAGGCAGAGCGTGCAGGGAAAGTCAAGGCGATCGTAAAGCCAGAAGGGGAGTTTGTCAACGAAGGGGACGTTTTGATTGAGCTCGATTAA
- a CDS encoding acetyl-CoA carboxylase biotin carboxylase subunit gives MINTVLIANRGEIASRIIRTCKKLGVKTIAVYSEADCNAEHVTLADEAYCIGGSRVQESYLNQEQILAVAKQAKADAIHPGYGLLSEQASFATACKDNGLTFIGPSATAIALMGDKLQARKTMEAAGIPVIPGSGALASAAEAKTKAREIGFPVMVKAASGGGGIGIDVCRNEEEIEAAFARNEKKARMFFGDSSLYLEKLLERPRHIEIQVLADSDGHILAFGERECSIQRRHQKVVEEAPSPFLDQTTREAMEEMAKKAAAAIGYENAGTIECLLDSDGNYYFLEMNTRLQVEHPVTEEVFGIDLVEWQLRIANGDVLPWQQHELRGSGHAIEVRIYAEDPIRFFPSPGIIKDISLPKQPFIRHECPVKAGSVITPFYDPMIAKLIVKGGTRIEAITRLKEALNDYDITGVKTNLPLLRAICDHQAFIEGNTPTSFLNDYKEELFIKEREA, from the coding sequence GTGATCAATACAGTATTAATTGCCAACCGTGGCGAAATTGCCTCGCGCATTATCCGTACATGCAAAAAGCTTGGCGTAAAGACGATCGCTGTTTATTCAGAAGCTGATTGCAATGCAGAACACGTCACGCTTGCCGACGAGGCCTACTGCATTGGCGGTTCACGTGTCCAGGAGAGCTATTTAAACCAAGAACAGATTTTGGCTGTTGCCAAACAAGCAAAAGCTGATGCCATTCATCCCGGTTACGGGCTGTTGTCCGAGCAAGCTTCATTTGCGACCGCCTGTAAGGACAATGGGCTAACATTTATCGGCCCTTCAGCAACGGCAATTGCGCTGATGGGCGATAAATTGCAAGCTAGAAAGACGATGGAAGCAGCGGGCATCCCTGTTATTCCAGGAAGTGGCGCCCTCGCCTCAGCAGCAGAAGCAAAGACGAAAGCAAGGGAAATTGGCTTTCCGGTTATGGTCAAAGCCGCTTCAGGTGGCGGCGGCATCGGCATTGATGTGTGCCGGAATGAAGAGGAAATCGAAGCAGCTTTTGCCCGAAACGAAAAGAAAGCACGTATGTTTTTTGGCGACAGCTCTCTTTATTTGGAGAAGTTGCTTGAGCGGCCGCGTCACATTGAAATTCAAGTGCTCGCTGACAGCGATGGCCATATCCTCGCATTTGGGGAGCGGGAATGTTCCATTCAAAGGAGACATCAAAAAGTTGTTGAAGAAGCGCCATCTCCTTTTTTAGACCAAACGACTCGTGAGGCGATGGAGGAAATGGCGAAAAAAGCAGCTGCCGCCATTGGTTATGAAAATGCTGGCACAATTGAATGTTTGCTAGACAGCGACGGAAATTATTACTTTTTGGAAATGAATACACGGCTGCAAGTCGAACATCCAGTGACAGAGGAAGTCTTTGGCATTGATCTTGTGGAATGGCAATTGCGGATAGCAAATGGCGATGTGCTGCCGTGGCAGCAGCATGAGCTCAGAGGCAGCGGCCATGCGATCGAAGTCCGCATTTATGCAGAAGACCCAATACGCTTTTTCCCTTCGCCTGGGATTATAAAGGACATCTCTCTTCCGAAACAACCTTTTATCCGCCATGAATGTCCGGTGAAAGCAGGAAGCGTGATTACACCGTTTTATGATCCGATGATCGCTAAGCTCATTGTTAAAGGGGGCACGCGCATTGAAGCGATTACTCGATTAAAGGAAGCGCTCAATGACTATGACATAACAGGGGTAAAAACCAATCTGCCGCTTTTGCGGGCAATATGCGATCACCAAGCTTTTATTGAAGGCAACACGCCAACATCCTTTTTAAATGATTATAAAGAAGAACTTTTCATAAAGGAGAGAGAAGCATGA
- a CDS encoding acyl-CoA dehydrogenase: MTVRLTKDQEMIKDMVRQFARKEIAPLARELDRDSRFPETIFKKMGQLGLLGLPFPEKYGGSGGDTVSYALAVEEIGYACGGTGLSYAAAVSLGASPIFYYGTEEQKQTYLVPLAKGESLGAFGLTEPNAGSDAGGTQTKAVFENGDYILNGEKCWITNAMYAQTVIITAVTGTQSNGKKRISAFIVPTDTPGFTITAPYDKMGVRASNTCELVLEDVRVPESNLLGDPGKGFSQFLYTLDGGRISIAALAVGIAQAAFDRALAYAKERKQFSKPIGSFQAIQFKLADMAMEIELARNMVHKAAALKDAGAPFGKEAAYAKLFASEMATRTCNQALQIHGGYGYMREYEVERMLRDAKLLEIGEGTSEIQRLVIARHLGLAALQQKEAKR; encoded by the coding sequence ATGACAGTCAGACTGACAAAAGACCAAGAAATGATTAAAGACATGGTTAGGCAATTTGCCCGCAAGGAAATTGCCCCACTAGCGCGAGAGCTAGATCGAGATTCGCGTTTTCCAGAGACGATTTTTAAAAAGATGGGGCAGCTTGGCTTGCTCGGTTTGCCGTTCCCCGAAAAATACGGTGGGTCAGGAGGAGATACGGTCTCTTATGCACTTGCTGTCGAAGAAATCGGCTACGCATGCGGCGGTACCGGCTTGAGTTATGCTGCAGCGGTATCTCTTGGTGCAAGTCCGATTTTCTACTACGGCACAGAAGAACAAAAGCAAACCTATTTAGTTCCACTTGCAAAAGGCGAATCCCTTGGTGCATTCGGGTTAACAGAACCAAATGCTGGTTCTGACGCGGGTGGGACGCAGACAAAAGCTGTCTTTGAAAACGGCGACTATATTCTCAATGGTGAGAAATGTTGGATCACGAATGCCATGTACGCGCAAACCGTTATCATTACTGCCGTTACCGGCACGCAATCAAACGGCAAAAAACGGATTTCAGCGTTTATTGTACCAACAGATACACCTGGGTTTACGATTACGGCTCCTTACGACAAAATGGGTGTCCGCGCTTCAAACACATGTGAACTTGTCCTTGAAGATGTCCGTGTCCCTGAAAGCAATTTGCTTGGCGATCCTGGAAAAGGCTTCAGTCAATTTCTTTACACGTTGGATGGTGGGCGAATTTCAATTGCAGCCCTTGCAGTCGGCATTGCCCAAGCTGCCTTTGACCGGGCGTTAGCCTATGCGAAAGAACGAAAACAATTTTCGAAGCCGATCGGCTCATTCCAAGCGATTCAATTTAAGCTAGCCGATATGGCGATGGAAATTGAACTTGCTCGTAATATGGTGCACAAGGCAGCTGCTTTAAAGGATGCAGGAGCACCGTTTGGCAAAGAAGCGGCCTATGCCAAACTGTTCGCTTCTGAAATGGCAACACGCACATGCAACCAGGCCTTGCAAATTCATGGCGGCTATGGCTATATGCGCGAATATGAAGTAGAACGGATGCTCCGTGATGCCAAGCTATTGGAAATTGGCGAAGGCACTTCGGAAATCCAACGCCTTGTCATTGCTAGGCATTTAGGGTTAGCAGCTTTACAGCAAAAGGAGGCGAAACGGTGA
- a CDS encoding LemA family protein, whose protein sequence is MIILIIVIIAVIGLAWIASYNSLVKHRNWAEESWAQIDVQLKRRYDLIPNLVETVKGYAKHEQETLTGVIEKRNVIAQPNASRHERVEQNAELNGMLRQLFALGESYPDLKANKNFLQLQEELAGTENKIAYARQAYNSTVMRYNTKLESFPSNLIANIHSFMRMELLDIPDEEKEPVKVQF, encoded by the coding sequence ATGATTATTCTTATCATTGTCATCATTGCTGTTATTGGGCTTGCTTGGATTGCTAGCTACAACTCACTCGTTAAGCATCGAAATTGGGCCGAGGAATCGTGGGCACAAATTGATGTGCAGTTAAAGCGACGCTATGATTTAATTCCCAATCTCGTTGAAACCGTAAAAGGCTACGCCAAACATGAACAGGAAACGTTGACTGGCGTCATTGAAAAACGAAACGTCATTGCCCAGCCGAATGCGAGCCGCCACGAACGTGTCGAGCAAAATGCTGAGCTAAACGGCATGCTTAGGCAATTATTTGCCCTTGGGGAATCGTATCCCGATTTAAAAGCGAACAAAAACTTTTTGCAGCTTCAGGAAGAGCTTGCTGGAACAGAAAATAAAATTGCGTACGCCCGTCAAGCTTATAATTCAACCGTGATGCGCTATAATACCAAGCTGGAGTCGTTTCCATCCAATCTGATTGCTAATATTCATTCTTTTATGCGCATGGAACTCCTTGACATTCCTGATGAGGAAAAAGAACCGGTAAAAGTGCAATTTTAA
- the htpX gene encoding zinc metalloprotease HtpX, with product MFHIQIARNKRKTVFLVALFIVFVLLIGAAITYVRAGDYVSGAIFAAVIAGGYTIFMISTSTNVVMRMNHAREITSSTEQPFLWHTVEGLAIAARIPMPRIFIIQDKSPNAFATGISPKSGAVAVTSGLMERLSREEIEGVLAHEVAHIRNYDIRLSTIAVALVSAIAILSDLGMRFFVFSGGRNKDNKHPLILIIAIFLVLLSPLVATMMQLAISRNREYLADASAVELTRNPVALASALENITNTRIPVEEASSSTASLYFADPLKKKAASLFSTHPPPEERIKRLRNM from the coding sequence TTGTTTCATATCCAGATTGCCCGCAATAAACGAAAGACGGTTTTTTTGGTCGCCCTCTTTATTGTTTTTGTTCTCTTGATCGGCGCCGCTATTACGTACGTGCGTGCCGGCGATTACGTAAGCGGCGCTATTTTTGCCGCGGTCATCGCCGGAGGCTATACGATCTTTATGATTTCCACAAGCACCAATGTTGTCATGCGCATGAACCACGCCCGTGAGATCACTTCATCAACGGAACAGCCGTTTTTATGGCACACCGTCGAGGGATTAGCCATTGCAGCGCGGATCCCGATGCCGCGAATTTTTATTATTCAAGACAAAAGCCCGAATGCCTTTGCAACAGGGATTTCGCCAAAATCAGGCGCTGTAGCCGTCACTTCCGGATTAATGGAGCGCCTCTCCCGCGAAGAAATTGAAGGTGTGCTTGCTCATGAAGTGGCCCATATTCGCAATTATGATATACGCTTATCTACCATTGCCGTCGCTCTCGTATCGGCAATCGCCATATTGAGCGATCTCGGCATGCGTTTTTTCGTATTTTCTGGAGGACGTAATAAAGACAACAAGCATCCGCTTATTCTCATCATTGCCATTTTCCTCGTCTTGCTTTCGCCGCTTGTAGCCACAATGATGCAGCTTGCCATTTCCCGCAACCGCGAGTATTTGGCTGATGCGAGTGCAGTAGAGTTGACCCGCAACCCTGTAGCGTTAGCAAGCGCACTGGAAAATATTACGAATACGCGTATTCCTGTGGAAGAAGCATCGTCTTCAACCGCATCGCTATACTTTGCGGACCCATTAAAAAAGAAAGCCGCGTCGTTATTTTCAACCCATCCGCCGCCAGAAGAACGGATAAAACGATTGCGGAATATGTGA